The following proteins are co-located in the Mus caroli chromosome 7, CAROLI_EIJ_v1.1, whole genome shotgun sequence genome:
- the Prrg2 gene encoding transmembrane gamma-carboxyglutamic acid protein 2 isoform X2 → MRGRPSLLLVYMGLATCLDTSPHREQNQEAQSFLVGRRRFPRANHWDLELLTPGNLERECLEERCSWEEAREYFEDNTLTERFWESYTYNGKGGRGRVDVAGLAVGLTSGILLIVLAGLGAFWYLHYRRRRLRGQESCLQETGLIIPLSPQTPQSPPLPPGLPTYEQALAASGVHDAPPPPYSSLRRPH, encoded by the exons ATGAGGGGCCGTCCTTCCCTGCTCTTAGTCTATATGGGATTGGCCACCTGCCTGGACACCTCACCTCACAGAGAGCAAAACCAAG AGGCCCAGAGTTTCTTAGTTGGCCGCAGGCGTTTTCCTCGTGCTAACCACTGGGACCTGGAGTTGCTGACCCCTGGGAACCTGGAACGGGAGTGTCTGGAGGAGAGGTGCTCCTGGGAGGAGGCCCGGGAGTACTTTGAGGACAACACACTGACG GAGCGCTTCTGGGAGAGCTATACGTACAATGGCAAGGGAG GGCGTGGACGGGTGGATGTTGCAGGCCTGGCGGTAGGACTGACCTCGGGGATCCTCCTCATTGTCTTGGCCGGCTTGGGAGCCTTTTGGTATCTGCATTATCGACGGCGCCGCCTCAGAGGCCAGGAGTCCTGTCTGCAAGA GACCGGGCTCATCATCCCCTTGAGTCCTCAGACGCCTCAATCTCCACCCTTGCCCCCAGGCCTTCCCACCTATGAGCAGGCTTTAGCAGCCTCCGGGGTGCACGACGCACCTCCGCCCCCTTACTCCAG CCTCAGAAGGCCTCACTGA
- the Prrg2 gene encoding transmembrane gamma-carboxyglutamic acid protein 2 isoform X1, producing MRGRPSLLLVYMGLATCLDTSPHREQNQVLDIFLDPPEAQSFLVGRRRFPRANHWDLELLTPGNLERECLEERCSWEEAREYFEDNTLTERFWESYTYNGKGGRGRVDVAGLAVGLTSGILLIVLAGLGAFWYLHYRRRRLRGQESCLQETGLIIPLSPQTPQSPPLPPGLPTYEQALAASGVHDAPPPPYSSLRRPH from the exons ATGAGGGGCCGTCCTTCCCTGCTCTTAGTCTATATGGGATTGGCCACCTGCCTGGACACCTCACCTCACAGAGAGCAAAACCAAG TTCTTGACATCTTCCTGGATCCCCCAGAGGCCCAGAGTTTCTTAGTTGGCCGCAGGCGTTTTCCTCGTGCTAACCACTGGGACCTGGAGTTGCTGACCCCTGGGAACCTGGAACGGGAGTGTCTGGAGGAGAGGTGCTCCTGGGAGGAGGCCCGGGAGTACTTTGAGGACAACACACTGACG GAGCGCTTCTGGGAGAGCTATACGTACAATGGCAAGGGAG GGCGTGGACGGGTGGATGTTGCAGGCCTGGCGGTAGGACTGACCTCGGGGATCCTCCTCATTGTCTTGGCCGGCTTGGGAGCCTTTTGGTATCTGCATTATCGACGGCGCCGCCTCAGAGGCCAGGAGTCCTGTCTGCAAGA GACCGGGCTCATCATCCCCTTGAGTCCTCAGACGCCTCAATCTCCACCCTTGCCCCCAGGCCTTCCCACCTATGAGCAGGCTTTAGCAGCCTCCGGGGTGCACGACGCACCTCCGCCCCCTTACTCCAG CCTCAGAAGGCCTCACTGA